The genome window CTACAGCGAGGCCAAGCCCAAGCCCACCGAGCCCCCCACGGCCAACCTTTTTTTGCCCCGTAGCTCATTTTTCCAGGTGGAGTATGTGGGCATTTTGAAGGGTACGCGCAATCTGCGGGCGGCCCAGCGTTTTGTGGACTGGCTGGTTTCTAAGCCTGCACAAGAGAGCATCCCCACCCAGATGTGGGTTTATCCGGCCCGGCGGGATGCCAGGCTGCCAGAAGTTTTCCGCTTTGCCCAGGTGCCCCCTGAGCCAGCCCGCTTGACGCCTCAGCAGATCGCAAACAATCGCGAGCGCTGGATTCGTGAGTGGACGCAGGTGGTGGTGCAAGGGCAGACGGCACAGGCGGTAAAGGCGCGGCGTTAGGTTAGGCTGCGGGTATGGCGAAGGCCTACTGGCTGGCCCTGCCGGTGCTGGTGTTCCTGGCCCTGGCTTTGCTGTACCCTTTGGGGCGCATTGTGGCCCTGGGTCTGGGTGAGGGTTTTGCGCCCACGCTGGCTGACCCCTACTACCGCTCGAGGCTGGTCTGGAGTCTGGCCTATGGCCTGGGTTCCTCGCTGCTGTGTGCCCTGGTGGCCCTGCCCCTGGCCTATGCCTTTCGCTACCGCTTCCCGGGCCGGGACTTCTGGCTGGCTTTTTCGGTGGTGCCCTTTGTGCTGCCTACCCTGGTGGTGGCGATGGGTTTTTTGAGTCTGGTGGGCCCTCGAGGGCTGCTGGGGGTTAACCTCTACGGCACGCCCTGGATTTTGTTCTGGGCCAGCCTGCTCTATAACCTGGGTCTGGTGCTGCGCCCCCTGGTGGCCCTGCTGCCCAAGCTGAGCACCCCCATGCAGGCGGCCCGCACCCTGGGGGCCAGCCCCCTAAGGGCCTACCTGCGGGTGGGGATTCCCCTGCTGGCCCCGGCTTTGCTCTCCAGCGGAAGCCTGGTTTTTTTGTTTAGCTTTACCAGTTTTGGCGTGCCCTTGCTGCTGGGAGGGGCGGGGTGGGCTACGCTCGAGGTGGCTACCTACCAGGCCCTGGCCCAGCGCCTGGCTTTTCCCGAGGCCAGTGCGCTGGTGCTCATGCAGCTCGGGGTCACCGGCGCGGTGCTATGGTTGTACCTGCGGTTGCAGGCGGGGTGGGTGGTGGGGCTCGAGGGAGCCGAAGCCCCCCGACCCCTTACACGGGGGCGTGCATTATTGCTGAGCACTGGCGTGTCGGGGTTTTTTTTGCTGCTGTATAGCCCCTTGCTGGCGCTGGTATGGCGCGCGCTGGAGCGCCCTGGGGCCTGGCTTTCGGTGTGGCACAACCCCGACTTCACCCCAGGCCTGCTGGCCCTGCAAAACACCCTGGTCTTTGCCGCAATGGCCTTGCTGGGGGTGTTGCCTGTGGGCCTGCTGTACGCCTATGCGGTCTGGCGGGGGGCCCGCTGGCTGGACGGGCT of Meiothermus sp. contains these proteins:
- a CDS encoding iron ABC transporter permease, which encodes MAKAYWLALPVLVFLALALLYPLGRIVALGLGEGFAPTLADPYYRSRLVWSLAYGLGSSLLCALVALPLAYAFRYRFPGRDFWLAFSVVPFVLPTLVVAMGFLSLVGPRGLLGVNLYGTPWILFWASLLYNLGLVLRPLVALLPKLSTPMQAARTLGASPLRAYLRVGIPLLAPALLSSGSLVFLFSFTSFGVPLLLGGAGWATLEVATYQALAQRLAFPEASALVLMQLGVTGAVLWLYLRLQAGWVVGLEGAEAPRPLTRGRALLLSTGVSGFFLLLYSPLLALVWRALERPGAWLSVWHNPDFTPGLLALQNTLVFAAMALLGVLPVGLLYAYAVWRGARWLDGLGLLPLMVSPVALGLGYLLVYPGLRGSIWLLIGAYILLSYPLLTRTLLPALQGLPRGVLEAARVLGAPPWRRFIRVEWPLVRPSTIAGLALALAALLGEFGATLTLQRPEWATLSLAIYERLGRPGATPFYEAVVLAVVLMVLCTVLLLGLQKSTWDR